The genome window TAATCAACTCCTCGAGGATTCTCCGGTGGTCCCGAAAACAAAGAATCCATTATTTCAGTTCAAGTGAAAAATATCCTCACAATCACTAAAGTAATTTTCACGCGAGATATTGTATGCGCTATTTTACGTTCTTTTTAATTCATGGACTGATCGAAAAATTTAAGTTGAAATTTGGGTAAAAGAATAATAACGGGGATGAAAACCTGATCCCCAAAGGGAACAGGTTTTTATCCCCGTAGAATAATACTGAGCTGGTCCAGACGGTCAAAGCGTTCCTGATGCGGATTGAAGATCGTGATCTAACTACTGTTCCCCGTCCATATATTTTGATACTGTGTTGACAACGATGTCTTCGTCGGGGATGAAGGGCAACGTGATATGGTAACTTCCCTTATAGTTTGTGTTTATCTCCCGGCTCACCTCGATAGCGTGCTCGCAACGAGCCCAAGCACGCCGGGCTACCCCGCCGAGAACGTCCCACATCATGGCGGATCTCAAGATTTTATCGGTCTGTTCCGATCCATCGAGCAGCATGCCGAAACCGGAGTTTATTGCCTTCCCGATTCCTACGCCGCCGCCGTTATGGATCGCGCAAAGAGTCATCCCCCGGGCGGCGTTCCCGGCGAAACACTGGGTCGCCATGTCGGCGCAGACATTGCTCCCGTCCTTGATATTCGCTGTTTCACGGTAAGGGGAATCCACGCCTCCCGTATCGTGGTGGTCCCGTCCCAGCATGACCGGCCCGATCTCGCCCTTCCGAACCAATTCGTTGAACTTGAGAGCTATTTTTAAACGGCCTTCCGCGTCCTGGTAAAGGATGCGGGCCTGAGTCCCCACGACCAGGGCATTCTTCTCGGCATCCCGGATCCAGACCCAGTTGTCATAATCCTGGGAGCGTCGGTTCGGGTCGATGCAGTCCATAGCCGCCTTGTCAGTTTTCCGGAGGTCTTCCGGCTTGCCGCTCAGGCAGACCCAACGGAAGGGGCCGTAACCGTAGTCAAAAAGAATGGGTCCCATGATGTCTTCCACGTAGGAGGGCCAGATGAACCCGTCATAGGTGTTCTCGCCGTTTTTGCAAATTTCCTTCACGCCGGCGTCAAAAACTGCCCTCATGAAAGAGTTGCCGTAATCAAAGAAAAAGGTGCCTTTTTTCGCAAGTGTCTTTATCAGCTCAAAGTGTTTCTGCAAGGATTTGTCAACGCGCCGTCTGAATTCTTCGGGGTCATCACTGAGCATCCTCGTCCGTTCTTCGAAGGTCAGTCCCTGCGGGCAATAGCCGCCGTCGTAAGGTGCATGACAGGATGTCTGGTCTGAAAGAAGCGGTATGGTCTCTCCCTGGTCCACGGCGAACTGGAGCAAGTCAACGATGTTGCCATGG of Thermovirga sp. contains these proteins:
- a CDS encoding urocanate hydratase, which encodes MKEVNRLNQEAMDIGPAMELPSYPKFKEGIRRAPDRGWTLNKAETELALKNALRYVPEKFHEILAPEFMEELTTRGRIYAYRFRPAGKIYGKPIQEYKGKCLAGKAFQVMIDNNLDFDVALYPYELVTYGETGQICQNWLQYRLIKKYLEELTEDTTLVLESGHPVGLFQSHPESPRVILTNGLLVGLFDNQHEWHRAMQLGVSNYGQMTAGGWMYIGPQGIVHGTFNTLLNAARQRLGVGPKDNLAGILFVSSGLGGMSGAQPKAIEIAGGVGIIAEVDSSRIETRHKQGWVSEVAETPDEAFNLAKKAIKGKRALSIAFHGNIVDLLQFAVDQGETIPLLSDQTSCHAPYDGGYCPQGLTFEERTRMLSDDPEEFRRRVDKSLQKHFELIKTLAKKGTFFFDYGNSFMRAVFDAGVKEICKNGENTYDGFIWPSYVEDIMGPILFDYGYGPFRWVCLSGKPEDLRKTDKAAMDCIDPNRRSQDYDNWVWIRDAEKNALVVGTQARILYQDAEGRLKIALKFNELVRKGEIGPVMLGRDHHDTGGVDSPYRETANIKDGSNVCADMATQCFAGNAARGMTLCAIHNGGGVGIGKAINSGFGMLLDGSEQTDKILRSAMMWDVLGGVARRAWARCEHAIEVSREINTNYKGSYHITLPFIPDEDIVVNTVSKYMDGEQ